The proteins below are encoded in one region of Clostridium pasteurianum DSM 525 = ATCC 6013:
- a CDS encoding multicopper oxidase domain-containing protein: protein MGKRLFYSLYATDGFINLPTDPTGCLDRRSIYVFGFVGGLWKVQDKYTGKCRICDPSLDPANITARDNLRGTAVIPSPLIKMDMDDELFITLTNLGLLRAAEPILDIHTIHIHGGHVATQLDGVPETSFGVPVTPIGAPSISVTYYFKPETAGSYFYHCHHEASEHVQMGMYGGLIVYPAAKDVSDYITSKGVTNRNFANSKASSFFNKEYVILLSDIDSTWHDAVQNQTDFNPVNFKPDWWLVNGRAFPDTLLPSGVPVGGGAYKIPAGYDSYVHIKNEQRFLLRLINMGYQPVPWHTHGWHGRVVNKDAHPQPHWNKGFTQLVGSGESYDILFIAEDKRPLYSDYIFCGKGGFPALMTQVDTATRESKTAGTFMPGFGDSDTLWANTPKAGGTNLCPFPGNFQINNYGTTDNFFFPQFYIAHNHDDYKVTNNGVYPGGQLIFIQTDLPKEKPHPACRPEPDPECRESTNHNPKHS, encoded by the coding sequence ATGGGCAAAAGACTTTTTTATAGTTTATATGCTACTGATGGTTTTATTAACCTACCAACAGACCCCACAGGATGCCTAGACCGTAGAAGTATATATGTTTTTGGGTTTGTAGGAGGTTTATGGAAAGTACAAGATAAATATACAGGAAAATGTAGAATTTGTGACCCAAGCTTAGATCCTGCAAATATAACAGCCAGAGATAATCTAAGGGGAACAGCTGTAATTCCATCTCCATTAATAAAAATGGACATGGATGATGAACTCTTTATAACACTAACCAATCTGGGTCTATTAAGAGCTGCAGAACCAATTTTAGATATTCATACTATCCATATTCATGGCGGACATGTAGCCACACAGCTTGATGGTGTACCAGAAACTTCCTTTGGAGTACCAGTAACACCTATAGGTGCACCTTCAATTAGTGTAACTTATTACTTTAAACCTGAAACTGCAGGAAGTTATTTTTATCATTGTCATCATGAGGCTTCCGAACATGTTCAGATGGGAATGTATGGAGGATTAATTGTATATCCAGCGGCTAAAGATGTTTCTGATTATATTACATCAAAAGGTGTAACAAACAGAAATTTTGCAAATTCGAAAGCTTCCAGCTTTTTTAATAAGGAATATGTAATACTTTTATCTGATATTGACTCCACGTGGCACGATGCTGTTCAAAATCAGACTGACTTTAATCCAGTGAATTTTAAACCTGACTGGTGGTTGGTAAATGGACGTGCATTTCCTGATACACTTTTACCTTCAGGTGTTCCTGTAGGTGGTGGTGCTTATAAAATTCCTGCAGGCTATGACTCTTATGTTCATATTAAAAATGAACAAAGATTCCTTCTCCGACTTATTAATATGGGTTATCAACCAGTTCCATGGCATACTCATGGCTGGCATGGAAGAGTAGTTAACAAAGATGCACATCCACAGCCACACTGGAATAAGGGATTTACCCAACTAGTTGGTTCCGGAGAAAGTTACGATATCCTTTTTATTGCTGAAGATAAACGACCTCTTTATTCTGATTATATTTTCTGCGGCAAAGGTGGATTTCCAGCATTAATGACCCAGGTTGATACTGCAACAAGAGAATCTAAAACAGCAGGTACATTTATGCCAGGTTTTGGAGATTCAGATACCTTATGGGCTAATACTCCAAAAGCAGGAGGTACCAATTTATGTCCTTTTCCAGGGAACTTTCAAATTAATAATTATGGTACAACAGATAATTTCTTCTTTCCGCAGTTTTATATTGCCCATAATCACGATGATTACAAGGTTACTAATAATGGCGTATACCCGGGAGGTCAATTAATATTTATTCAAACTGATTTGCCAAAAGAAAAACCTCATCCTGCTTGTAGACCAGAGCCTGATCCAGAATGTAGGGAATCTACTAATCACAATCCTAAACATTCTTAA
- a CDS encoding MarR family winged helix-turn-helix transcriptional regulator — translation MDTQSSIKKLGVCACKNLRMTSRVLTQYFDKALQSAGLRATQFSLLANISYRCSSTVGDLAGALLMDQTTVTRNVEILRKKGLIDVTIGEDDSRKRYIKITELGIAKLMEAIPSWEKAQQHIENGIGKERYKEFLDILSKIQSIV, via the coding sequence ATGGATACTCAGAGCAGTATAAAAAAGTTAGGAGTTTGTGCCTGCAAAAATTTAAGGATGACATCAAGAGTATTAACTCAATACTTTGATAAAGCACTTCAGTCAGCAGGTCTGAGAGCAACGCAATTTTCTTTGTTAGCTAACATCTCGTATAGATGCAGCAGTACAGTAGGTGATTTAGCTGGTGCTCTATTAATGGATCAAACAACTGTAACTCGTAATGTGGAAATTCTAAGGAAAAAGGGTCTTATAGACGTAACTATAGGGGAAGATGATTCGAGAAAAAGGTATATAAAAATAACGGAACTTGGAATTGCTAAACTTATGGAAGCTATACCTTCATGGGAAAAAGCTCAGCAGCATATTGAGAATGGAATTGGTAAGGAAAGATATAAAGAATTTTTAGACATATTATCTAAGATACAAAGCATTGTATAA